One window from the genome of Clupea harengus chromosome 19, Ch_v2.0.2, whole genome shotgun sequence encodes:
- the ccdc126 gene encoding coiled-coil domain-containing protein 126, translating into MRAMLCVARRNMSQKLSVFLVLLGFCWGLLLLHYTLSRPHHQSSAQLRQQILDLSRRYVKALSEESQDPSGLQGTSMAGYADLKRTIAVLLDDILTRLVKLEGLVDTAVNASAVNTSHAVGGALLSPPATLQRLLKKDISLHQLQVAAQTKTEAAAAKHQSHTPHRPRTRSRD; encoded by the exons atgagggcGATGCTGTGTGTGGCGCGCAGGAACATGTCCCAGAAGCTGAGTGTGTTCCTGGTGCTGCTGGGCTTCTGTtggggcctgctgctgctgcactacACGCTCTCGCGACCGCACCACCAGAGCAGCGCCCAGCTACGCCAGCAGATCCTGGATCTCAGCCGACGCTACGTCAAAGCCCTCAGCGAGGAGAGCCAGGACCCGTCCGGACTGCAGGGAACCTCCATGGCCGGTTACG CGGATCTGAAGCGAACCATCGCTGTGCTGCTGGATGACATCCTGACCCGTCTGGTGAAGCTGGAGGGCCTGGTGGACACGGCTGTGAATGCCTCAGCCGTTAACACCTCCCACGCAGTAGGGGGCGCTCTCTTGTCCCCACCTGCAACTTTACAGAGGCTCCTCAAAAAGGACATCTCTCTCCACCAGCTTCAAGTTGCTGCCCAGACCAAAACAGAAGCAGCTGCAGCGAAACACcaatcacacactccacaccgaCCACGCACGAGAAGTCGAGACTga
- the tra2a gene encoding transformer-2 protein homolog alpha isoform X3, translated as MSDTEDGNFEGRDSRSPSKSDRGSPAHVKSESRSGSVSPSRASKRSGSRSPSRSKSRHSNRRYSRSRSHSHSHRKKSRSRSYSPEYRRRKSQSTSPMSSRRRHASSRGSQDHGKPDKANPDPNTCLGVFGLSLYTTERDLREVFSRYGPLAGVNVVYDQRTGRSRGFSFVYFERIDDAKEAMERANGMELDGRRIRVDYSITKRPHTPTPGIYMGRPTHNGGSGGSGGGGGGGGRDGGGGGGSSSSSGGRRRDSYNDRGYDRGNDRGYDRGNDRGYDRGNDRYDEYDYRYSRRRSPSPYYSRYRSRSRSRSYSPRRY; from the exons ATGAGTGACACTGAAGATGGCAACTTCGAGGGTCGA GACTCGCGCTCCCCATCTAAATCGGATCGGGGGAGCCCGGCCCACGTCAAATCGGAAAGCCGCTCCGGCTCGGTGAGCCCGTCACGTGCCTCCAAACGCTCTGGGTCCAGGTCACCTTCACGCTCCAAGTCCAG GCATTCCAACCGCCGGTACAGCCGCTCGCGCTCCCACTCTCATTCCCACCGCAAGAAGTCCCGCTCCCGCTCCTACTCCCCGGAGTACCGGCGGCGCAAGAGCCAGAGCACGTCCCCCATGTCCAGCCGCCGCAGACACGCCAGCAGCAGG GGTTCCCAGGATCATGGAAAACCAGACAAA GCGAACCCTGACCCCAACACGTGCCTGGGTGTGTTTGGCCTGAGCCTGTACACCACGGAGCGAGACCTGAGGGAGGTGTTCTCCCGCTACGGCCCCCTCGCCGGCGTCAACGTGGTCTACGACCAGCGCACCGGACGCTCCCGCGGCTTCTCCTTCGTCTACTTCGAGCGCATCGACGACGCCAAAGAG GCAATGGAACGAGCCAATGGGATGGAGTTGGATGGGCGGCGTATCAGAGTCGACTACTCCATCACCAAgcgcccccacacccccacgcCTGGCATCTACATGGGCCGGCCCACACA taatggaggaagtggaggaagtggaggaggaggaggaggaggaggaagagacggtggcggcggcggtggtagtagcagcagtagtggtGGCAGGAGGAGAGATTCCTACAATGACCGTGGCTACGACCGAGGCAACGACCGAGGCTACGACAGAGGCAACGACCGAGGCTACGACAGAGGCAACGACCGTTATGATGAGTACGACTACAGATACAG tcgcAGGCGCTCTCCATCTCCCTACTACAGTCGGTACAGGTCTCGATCCCGCTCCCGCTCCTACAGTCCAC gacGATACTAA
- the tra2a gene encoding transformer-2 protein homolog alpha isoform X4 yields the protein MSDTEDGNFEGRDSRSPSKSDRGSPAHVKSESRSGSVSPSRASKRSGSRSPSRSKSRSPSRRHSNRRYSRSRSHSHSHRKKSRSRSYSPEYRRRKSQSTSPMSSRRRHASSRGSQDHGKPDKANPDPNTCLGVFGLSLYTTERDLREVFSRYGPLAGVNVVYDQRTGRSRGFSFVYFERIDDAKEAMERANGMELDGRRIRVDYSITKRPHTPTPGIYMGRPTHNGGSGGSGGGGGGGGRDGGGGGGSSSSSGGRRRDSYNDRGYDRGNDRGYDRGNDRGYDRGNDRYDDRRRSPSPYYSRYRSRSRSRSYSPRRY from the exons ATGAGTGACACTGAAGATGGCAACTTCGAGGGTCGA GACTCGCGCTCCCCATCTAAATCGGATCGGGGGAGCCCGGCCCACGTCAAATCGGAAAGCCGCTCCGGCTCGGTGAGCCCGTCACGTGCCTCCAAACGCTCTGGGTCCAGGTCACCTTCACGCTCCAAGTCCAG gTCTCCCTCACGCAGGCATTCCAACCGCCGGTACAGCCGCTCGCGCTCCCACTCTCATTCCCACCGCAAGAAGTCCCGCTCCCGCTCCTACTCCCCGGAGTACCGGCGGCGCAAGAGCCAGAGCACGTCCCCCATGTCCAGCCGCCGCAGACACGCCAGCAGCAGG GGTTCCCAGGATCATGGAAAACCAGACAAA GCGAACCCTGACCCCAACACGTGCCTGGGTGTGTTTGGCCTGAGCCTGTACACCACGGAGCGAGACCTGAGGGAGGTGTTCTCCCGCTACGGCCCCCTCGCCGGCGTCAACGTGGTCTACGACCAGCGCACCGGACGCTCCCGCGGCTTCTCCTTCGTCTACTTCGAGCGCATCGACGACGCCAAAGAG GCAATGGAACGAGCCAATGGGATGGAGTTGGATGGGCGGCGTATCAGAGTCGACTACTCCATCACCAAgcgcccccacacccccacgcCTGGCATCTACATGGGCCGGCCCACACA taatggaggaagtggaggaagtggaggaggaggaggaggaggaggaagagacggtggcggcggcggtggtagtagcagcagtagtggtGGCAGGAGGAGAGATTCCTACAATGACCGTGGCTACGACCGAGGCAACGACCGAGGCTACGACAGAGGCAACGACCGAGGCTACGACAGAGGCAACGACCGTTATGATGA tcgcAGGCGCTCTCCATCTCCCTACTACAGTCGGTACAGGTCTCGATCCCGCTCCCGCTCCTACAGTCCAC gacGATACTAA
- the tra2a gene encoding transformer-2 protein homolog alpha isoform X1 has protein sequence MSDTEDGNFEGRDSRSPSKSDRGSPAHVKSESRSGSVSPSRASKRSGSRSPSRSKSRSPSRRHSNRRYSRSRSHSHSHRKKSRSRSYSPEYRRRKSQSTSPMSSRRRHASSRGSQDHGKPDKANPDPNTCLGVFGLSLYTTERDLREVFSRYGPLAGVNVVYDQRTGRSRGFSFVYFERIDDAKEAMERANGMELDGRRIRVDYSITKRPHTPTPGIYMGRPTHNGGSGGSGGGGGGGGRDGGGGGGSSSSSGGRRRDSYNDRGYDRGNDRGYDRGNDRGYDRGNDRYDEYDYRYSRRRSPSPYYSRYRSRSRSRSYSPRRY, from the exons ATGAGTGACACTGAAGATGGCAACTTCGAGGGTCGA GACTCGCGCTCCCCATCTAAATCGGATCGGGGGAGCCCGGCCCACGTCAAATCGGAAAGCCGCTCCGGCTCGGTGAGCCCGTCACGTGCCTCCAAACGCTCTGGGTCCAGGTCACCTTCACGCTCCAAGTCCAG gTCTCCCTCACGCAGGCATTCCAACCGCCGGTACAGCCGCTCGCGCTCCCACTCTCATTCCCACCGCAAGAAGTCCCGCTCCCGCTCCTACTCCCCGGAGTACCGGCGGCGCAAGAGCCAGAGCACGTCCCCCATGTCCAGCCGCCGCAGACACGCCAGCAGCAGG GGTTCCCAGGATCATGGAAAACCAGACAAA GCGAACCCTGACCCCAACACGTGCCTGGGTGTGTTTGGCCTGAGCCTGTACACCACGGAGCGAGACCTGAGGGAGGTGTTCTCCCGCTACGGCCCCCTCGCCGGCGTCAACGTGGTCTACGACCAGCGCACCGGACGCTCCCGCGGCTTCTCCTTCGTCTACTTCGAGCGCATCGACGACGCCAAAGAG GCAATGGAACGAGCCAATGGGATGGAGTTGGATGGGCGGCGTATCAGAGTCGACTACTCCATCACCAAgcgcccccacacccccacgcCTGGCATCTACATGGGCCGGCCCACACA taatggaggaagtggaggaagtggaggaggaggaggaggaggaggaagagacggtggcggcggcggtggtagtagcagcagtagtggtGGCAGGAGGAGAGATTCCTACAATGACCGTGGCTACGACCGAGGCAACGACCGAGGCTACGACAGAGGCAACGACCGAGGCTACGACAGAGGCAACGACCGTTATGATGAGTACGACTACAGATACAG tcgcAGGCGCTCTCCATCTCCCTACTACAGTCGGTACAGGTCTCGATCCCGCTCCCGCTCCTACAGTCCAC gacGATACTAA
- the tra2a gene encoding transformer-2 protein homolog alpha isoform X5 translates to MNVSVDSRSPSKSDRGSPAHVKSESRSGSVSPSRASKRSGSRSPSRSKSRSPSRRHSNRRYSRSRSHSHSHRKKSRSRSYSPEYRRRKSQSTSPMSSRRRHASSRGSQDHGKPDKANPDPNTCLGVFGLSLYTTERDLREVFSRYGPLAGVNVVYDQRTGRSRGFSFVYFERIDDAKEAMERANGMELDGRRIRVDYSITKRPHTPTPGIYMGRPTHNGGSGGSGGGGGGGGRDGGGGGGSSSSSGGRRRDSYNDRGYDRGNDRGYDRGNDRGYDRGNDRYDEYDYRYSRRRSPSPYYSRYRSRSRSRSYSPRRY, encoded by the exons ATGAATGTGTCCGTT GACTCGCGCTCCCCATCTAAATCGGATCGGGGGAGCCCGGCCCACGTCAAATCGGAAAGCCGCTCCGGCTCGGTGAGCCCGTCACGTGCCTCCAAACGCTCTGGGTCCAGGTCACCTTCACGCTCCAAGTCCAG gTCTCCCTCACGCAGGCATTCCAACCGCCGGTACAGCCGCTCGCGCTCCCACTCTCATTCCCACCGCAAGAAGTCCCGCTCCCGCTCCTACTCCCCGGAGTACCGGCGGCGCAAGAGCCAGAGCACGTCCCCCATGTCCAGCCGCCGCAGACACGCCAGCAGCAGG GGTTCCCAGGATCATGGAAAACCAGACAAA GCGAACCCTGACCCCAACACGTGCCTGGGTGTGTTTGGCCTGAGCCTGTACACCACGGAGCGAGACCTGAGGGAGGTGTTCTCCCGCTACGGCCCCCTCGCCGGCGTCAACGTGGTCTACGACCAGCGCACCGGACGCTCCCGCGGCTTCTCCTTCGTCTACTTCGAGCGCATCGACGACGCCAAAGAG GCAATGGAACGAGCCAATGGGATGGAGTTGGATGGGCGGCGTATCAGAGTCGACTACTCCATCACCAAgcgcccccacacccccacgcCTGGCATCTACATGGGCCGGCCCACACA taatggaggaagtggaggaagtggaggaggaggaggaggaggaggaagagacggtggcggcggcggtggtagtagcagcagtagtggtGGCAGGAGGAGAGATTCCTACAATGACCGTGGCTACGACCGAGGCAACGACCGAGGCTACGACAGAGGCAACGACCGAGGCTACGACAGAGGCAACGACCGTTATGATGAGTACGACTACAGATACAG tcgcAGGCGCTCTCCATCTCCCTACTACAGTCGGTACAGGTCTCGATCCCGCTCCCGCTCCTACAGTCCAC gacGATACTAA
- the tra2a gene encoding transformer-2 protein homolog alpha isoform X2, whose protein sequence is MTSVAMVIQDSRSPSKSDRGSPAHVKSESRSGSVSPSRASKRSGSRSPSRSKSRSPSRRHSNRRYSRSRSHSHSHRKKSRSRSYSPEYRRRKSQSTSPMSSRRRHASSRGSQDHGKPDKANPDPNTCLGVFGLSLYTTERDLREVFSRYGPLAGVNVVYDQRTGRSRGFSFVYFERIDDAKEAMERANGMELDGRRIRVDYSITKRPHTPTPGIYMGRPTHNGGSGGSGGGGGGGGRDGGGGGGSSSSSGGRRRDSYNDRGYDRGNDRGYDRGNDRGYDRGNDRYDEYDYRYSRRRSPSPYYSRYRSRSRSRSYSPRRY, encoded by the exons ATGAcatctgttgccatggtgatccaG GACTCGCGCTCCCCATCTAAATCGGATCGGGGGAGCCCGGCCCACGTCAAATCGGAAAGCCGCTCCGGCTCGGTGAGCCCGTCACGTGCCTCCAAACGCTCTGGGTCCAGGTCACCTTCACGCTCCAAGTCCAG gTCTCCCTCACGCAGGCATTCCAACCGCCGGTACAGCCGCTCGCGCTCCCACTCTCATTCCCACCGCAAGAAGTCCCGCTCCCGCTCCTACTCCCCGGAGTACCGGCGGCGCAAGAGCCAGAGCACGTCCCCCATGTCCAGCCGCCGCAGACACGCCAGCAGCAGG GGTTCCCAGGATCATGGAAAACCAGACAAA GCGAACCCTGACCCCAACACGTGCCTGGGTGTGTTTGGCCTGAGCCTGTACACCACGGAGCGAGACCTGAGGGAGGTGTTCTCCCGCTACGGCCCCCTCGCCGGCGTCAACGTGGTCTACGACCAGCGCACCGGACGCTCCCGCGGCTTCTCCTTCGTCTACTTCGAGCGCATCGACGACGCCAAAGAG GCAATGGAACGAGCCAATGGGATGGAGTTGGATGGGCGGCGTATCAGAGTCGACTACTCCATCACCAAgcgcccccacacccccacgcCTGGCATCTACATGGGCCGGCCCACACA taatggaggaagtggaggaagtggaggaggaggaggaggaggaggaagagacggtggcggcggcggtggtagtagcagcagtagtggtGGCAGGAGGAGAGATTCCTACAATGACCGTGGCTACGACCGAGGCAACGACCGAGGCTACGACAGAGGCAACGACCGAGGCTACGACAGAGGCAACGACCGTTATGATGAGTACGACTACAGATACAG tcgcAGGCGCTCTCCATCTCCCTACTACAGTCGGTACAGGTCTCGATCCCGCTCCCGCTCCTACAGTCCAC gacGATACTAA